In the Streptomyces fradiae ATCC 10745 = DSM 40063 genome, one interval contains:
- a CDS encoding amino acid permease: protein MSTQSGPPAGRKSGLFRTKSVEQSIQDTEEPERGLRRSLSALDLTIFGVGVIIGTGIFVLTGKVAKENAGPATALAFVAAGVVCALAALCYAEFASTVPVAGSAYTFAYASLGELPAWIIGWDLVLEFALGTAVVAVGWSGYVRSLLDNAGWRLPDSLSGSEVAEGFGFDLLAFLLVLLLTGVLVLGMKLSARLTAVVVVIKVTVVLVVIVAGAFFVKAANYQPFIPETQKQPGGAGLDAPLVQLLFGYEPTNFGVMGIFTAASIVFFAFIGFDVVATAAEETRVPQRDMPRGILGSLFICTALYVAVSIVVTGMQNYTRLSVDAPLADAFKATGHPWYAGFISFGAAVGLITVCMILLLGQTRVFFAMSRDGLLPRFFSRTHPVYSTPYRATVLLGVAIAVIAGVTSIDELATLVNIGTLFAFVIVAVGVVILRRTRPDLPRSFRTPLVPWLPAASVAASLWLMLNLPIETWIRFAAWMALGVVVYFLYGRTHSRLAPGSATSRDEPPAPRR from the coding sequence GTGAGTACACAGAGCGGCCCACCGGCCGGCCGGAAGAGCGGGCTGTTCCGCACCAAGTCGGTCGAGCAGTCCATCCAGGACACCGAGGAGCCCGAGCGCGGGCTCCGCAGATCGCTGTCCGCGCTCGACCTGACGATCTTCGGCGTCGGCGTCATCATCGGCACCGGCATCTTCGTCCTCACCGGCAAGGTCGCCAAGGAGAACGCGGGCCCCGCCACGGCGCTCGCCTTCGTCGCCGCCGGTGTCGTCTGCGCGCTGGCCGCGCTCTGCTACGCCGAGTTCGCCTCGACCGTCCCGGTCGCCGGGTCCGCGTACACCTTCGCGTACGCCTCGCTCGGCGAGCTGCCGGCCTGGATCATCGGCTGGGACCTGGTGCTGGAGTTCGCGCTCGGCACCGCCGTCGTCGCGGTCGGCTGGTCCGGGTACGTGCGCTCGCTCCTCGACAACGCCGGCTGGCGCCTGCCGGACAGCCTCTCCGGCAGCGAGGTGGCGGAGGGCTTCGGCTTCGACCTGCTGGCGTTCCTCCTGGTGCTGCTGCTGACCGGGGTGCTGGTGCTCGGCATGAAGCTGTCCGCCCGGCTCACCGCCGTCGTCGTGGTCATCAAGGTCACGGTGGTCCTCGTGGTGATCGTCGCGGGCGCCTTCTTCGTCAAGGCCGCCAACTACCAGCCGTTCATCCCCGAGACGCAGAAGCAGCCCGGCGGCGCCGGCCTCGACGCGCCGCTCGTGCAGCTCCTCTTCGGGTACGAGCCGACCAACTTCGGCGTCATGGGCATCTTCACCGCCGCGTCCATCGTCTTCTTCGCCTTCATCGGCTTCGACGTCGTCGCGACCGCCGCGGAGGAGACCCGCGTCCCGCAGCGGGACATGCCGCGCGGCATCCTCGGCTCGCTGTTCATCTGCACCGCCCTGTACGTGGCCGTCTCCATCGTCGTCACCGGCATGCAGAACTACACCCGGCTCTCCGTCGACGCGCCCCTCGCCGACGCCTTCAAGGCGACCGGGCACCCCTGGTACGCCGGCTTCATCAGCTTCGGCGCCGCCGTCGGCCTCATCACCGTCTGCATGATCCTGCTGCTCGGCCAGACCCGCGTCTTCTTCGCGATGAGCCGCGACGGACTGCTGCCCCGCTTCTTCTCCCGCACCCACCCGGTGTACTCCACCCCGTACCGCGCGACCGTGCTGCTCGGGGTGGCCATCGCCGTCATCGCGGGCGTGACCAGCATCGACGAACTCGCCACCCTGGTGAACATCGGGACGCTGTTCGCGTTCGTCATCGTCGCCGTGGGCGTCGTCATCCTCCGCCGCACCCGCCCCGACCTGCCGCGCTCCTTCCGCACCCCGCTGGTGCCGTGGCTGCCGGCCGCCTCCGTGGCCGCCTCGCTGTGGCTGATGCTGAACCTGCCCATCGAGACCTGGATCCGCTTCGCCGCCTGGATGGCCCTGGGCGTCGTCGTCTACTTCCTGTACGGCCGCACCCACAGCCGCCTGGCCCCCGGCTCCGCCACCTCCCGCGACGAACCCCCCGCCCCCCGCCGCTGA
- the dxs gene encoding 1-deoxy-D-xylulose-5-phosphate synthase — MALLTRIRGPRDLDRLSPEQLDRLASEIRTFLVDAVSKTGGHLGPNLGVVELTIALHRVFESPRDRILWDTGHQSYVHKLLTGRQDFSKLKMKGGLSGYPARAESEHDLIENSHASTVLGWADGLAKANERLGRDDHVVAVIGDGALTGGMAWEALNNIADAKDRPLVIVVNDNERSYAPTIGGLANHLATLRTTDGYERFLARTKDILDRTPVVGKPLYETLHGAKKGLKDFIAPQGLFEDLGLKYVGPIDGHDITAVESALQRAKRFNGPVIVHCLTEKGRGYQPALQDEADRFHAVGKIHPDTGLPIASSGADWTSVFADEMVALGKEREDIVAITAAMLQPVGLDKFAKAFPERVYDVGIAEQHAAVSAAGLAAGGLHPVVAVYATFLNRAFDQVLMDVALHDCGVTFVLDRAGVTGTDGASHNGMWDMSILQVVPNLRIAAPRDADQVRAQLREAVAVEDAPTVVRYSKGAVGPAVEAVSRVGGMDVLREPGTDRPDVLLVSVGALAPMCLEIADLLDKQGISTTVVDPRWVKPVDEAMAPLADRHRVVVTVEDNGRAGGVGSAVAQALRDAGVDVPLRDFGIPQRFLDHASRAEILAEIGLTAPDIARQVTGLVSKLDGLHQARVRPAEEAPAGAGAHGGKATQPVRD; from the coding sequence GTGGCATTGCTGACCCGTATCAGGGGACCGCGCGACCTCGACCGGCTCTCCCCGGAGCAGCTTGACCGGCTGGCCTCGGAGATCCGCACCTTCCTCGTCGACGCGGTCTCCAAGACCGGCGGGCACCTCGGCCCGAACCTCGGCGTGGTGGAGCTGACCATCGCCCTGCACCGCGTCTTCGAGTCGCCCAGGGACAGGATCCTGTGGGACACCGGTCACCAGTCGTACGTGCACAAACTGCTCACCGGCCGCCAGGACTTCTCCAAGCTGAAGATGAAGGGCGGCCTCTCCGGCTACCCGGCGCGCGCCGAGTCCGAGCACGACCTCATCGAGAACTCGCACGCCTCCACCGTCCTGGGCTGGGCGGACGGCCTCGCCAAGGCCAACGAGCGGCTCGGCCGGGACGACCACGTCGTCGCGGTCATCGGCGACGGCGCCCTCACCGGCGGCATGGCCTGGGAGGCCCTCAACAACATCGCCGACGCCAAGGACCGCCCCCTCGTCATCGTCGTCAACGACAACGAGCGCTCCTACGCCCCGACCATCGGCGGCCTCGCCAACCACCTGGCGACCCTGCGCACCACCGACGGGTACGAGCGGTTCCTCGCCCGCACCAAGGACATCCTCGACCGCACCCCGGTCGTCGGGAAGCCGCTGTACGAGACGCTGCACGGCGCGAAGAAGGGCCTGAAGGACTTCATCGCCCCGCAGGGCCTCTTCGAGGACCTCGGCCTGAAGTACGTCGGGCCCATCGACGGCCACGACATCACCGCCGTGGAGTCCGCCCTCCAGCGCGCCAAGCGCTTCAACGGCCCGGTCATCGTCCACTGCCTCACCGAGAAGGGCCGCGGTTACCAGCCCGCCCTCCAGGACGAGGCGGACCGCTTCCACGCCGTCGGCAAGATCCACCCGGACACGGGCCTGCCGATCGCCTCCTCCGGCGCCGACTGGACCTCCGTCTTCGCCGACGAGATGGTCGCCCTCGGCAAGGAGCGCGAGGACATCGTCGCCATCACCGCGGCCATGCTCCAGCCGGTCGGCCTCGACAAGTTCGCCAAGGCCTTCCCCGAGCGGGTGTACGACGTCGGCATCGCGGAGCAGCACGCCGCCGTGTCCGCGGCCGGCCTGGCCGCCGGCGGCCTGCACCCGGTCGTCGCCGTCTACGCGACCTTCCTCAACCGCGCCTTCGACCAGGTCCTCATGGACGTCGCCCTGCACGACTGCGGTGTGACGTTCGTCCTGGACCGGGCCGGGGTCACCGGCACGGACGGCGCCTCCCACAACGGCATGTGGGACATGTCGATCCTCCAGGTCGTGCCGAACCTGCGGATCGCCGCGCCCCGCGACGCCGACCAGGTCCGCGCCCAGCTGCGCGAGGCCGTCGCCGTCGAGGACGCCCCGACCGTCGTGCGCTACTCCAAGGGCGCCGTCGGCCCGGCCGTCGAGGCCGTGTCCCGCGTCGGCGGCATGGACGTGCTGCGCGAGCCGGGCACCGACCGGCCGGACGTGCTGCTGGTCTCCGTCGGCGCGCTCGCCCCGATGTGCCTGGAGATCGCCGACCTCCTCGACAAGCAGGGCATCTCCACCACCGTCGTCGACCCGCGCTGGGTCAAGCCCGTGGACGAGGCGATGGCGCCGCTCGCCGACCGGCACCGCGTCGTCGTCACCGTCGAGGACAACGGCCGCGCGGGCGGTGTCGGCAGCGCCGTCGCGCAGGCGCTGCGCGACGCGGGCGTCGACGTGCCGCTGCGCGACTTCGGCATCCCGCAGCGGTTCCTCGACCACGCGTCCCGCGCCGAGATCCTCGCCGAGATCGGCCTGACGGCCCCGGACATCGCCCGCCAGGTCACCGGCCTGGTCTCGAAGCTCGACGGCCTGCACCAGGCGCGGGTCCGCCCGGCGGAGGAGGCCCCCGCGGGGGCCGGGGCGCACGGCGGGAAGGCGACGCAGCCGGTCCGCGACTGA
- the recQ gene encoding DNA helicase RecQ produces the protein MTSPHASDTDPALEVLGRVFGYDSFRGEQREIIEHVAGGGDALVLMPTGGGKSLCYQIPALLRPGVGVVVSPLIALMQDQVDALRAVGVRAGFLNSTQDPDERRMVEAEFLAGELDLLYLAPERLRVDATLRLLERGTISLFAIDEAHCVAQWGHDFRPDYLQLSQLHERWPDVPRIALTATATRATHAEIAARLKLQDARHFVASFDRPNIQYRIAPKNEPRKQLLALLRGEHEGDAGIVYCLSRASVEKTAAFLVEHGIDAVPYHAGLDARVRAENQSRFLREDGLVVVATIAFGMGIDKPDVRFVAHLDLPKSVEGYYQETGRAGRDGLPSTAWLAYGLNDVVQQRRMIDTGEGDEEHRRRLAAHLDAMLALCETVECRRVQLLAYFGQESGPCGNCDTCLTPPKSWDGTVAAQKALSTVVRLKRERGQSFGVGQIVDILLGRKTDKVIRFDHDALSVFGIGTELTEAQWRGVVRQLLAQRLLAVQGEYNTLALTEDSAEVLSGRRQVLLRSEPEKPARASAKSGGGRKKAAPADLPEEALPVFERLRAWRAATAKEQGVPAYVVFHDATLREIAVAPPATLAELGAVGGVGENKLAKYGQSLLDALAGE, from the coding sequence ATGACTTCCCCGCACGCATCCGACACGGACCCCGCCCTCGAGGTCCTCGGCCGGGTCTTCGGCTACGACTCCTTCCGCGGAGAGCAGCGGGAGATCATCGAGCACGTCGCGGGCGGCGGTGACGCGCTCGTCCTCATGCCGACCGGCGGCGGCAAGTCGCTGTGCTACCAGATCCCCGCGCTGCTGCGCCCCGGGGTCGGCGTCGTCGTCTCCCCGCTGATCGCGTTGATGCAGGACCAGGTCGACGCGCTGCGCGCCGTCGGCGTGCGCGCCGGCTTCCTCAACTCCACGCAGGACCCGGACGAGCGGCGGATGGTGGAGGCCGAGTTCCTCGCCGGTGAGCTGGACCTGCTGTACCTGGCGCCCGAGCGGCTGCGCGTCGACGCGACGCTGCGGCTGCTGGAGCGCGGCACGATCTCGCTCTTCGCCATCGACGAGGCGCACTGCGTCGCCCAGTGGGGCCACGACTTCCGGCCGGACTACCTCCAGCTCTCCCAGCTCCACGAGCGCTGGCCCGACGTGCCGCGCATCGCCCTGACCGCGACCGCGACGCGGGCGACGCACGCCGAGATCGCCGCCCGGCTGAAGCTGCAGGACGCCCGGCACTTTGTCGCCAGCTTCGACCGGCCCAACATCCAGTACCGCATCGCCCCGAAGAACGAGCCGCGCAAGCAGCTCCTCGCCCTGCTGCGCGGCGAGCACGAGGGCGACGCGGGCATCGTCTACTGCCTGTCCCGCGCCTCCGTGGAGAAGACCGCGGCGTTCCTCGTCGAGCACGGCATCGACGCCGTCCCCTACCACGCCGGCCTCGACGCCCGCGTCCGCGCGGAGAACCAGTCCCGCTTCCTGCGGGAGGACGGCCTGGTCGTCGTCGCGACGATCGCGTTCGGCATGGGCATCGACAAGCCGGACGTGCGGTTCGTCGCCCACCTCGACCTGCCGAAGTCCGTGGAGGGGTACTACCAGGAGACCGGCCGCGCGGGCCGCGACGGGCTGCCGTCCACGGCCTGGCTGGCCTACGGGCTGAACGACGTGGTGCAGCAGCGCCGCATGATCGACACGGGCGAGGGCGACGAGGAGCACCGTCGCCGCCTCGCGGCGCACCTCGACGCGATGCTGGCGCTCTGCGAGACCGTGGAGTGCCGCCGCGTGCAGCTGCTCGCCTACTTCGGCCAGGAGAGCGGCCCCTGCGGCAACTGCGACACGTGCCTGACGCCGCCCAAGTCGTGGGACGGCACCGTCGCCGCGCAGAAGGCGCTGTCGACGGTGGTCCGGCTGAAGCGCGAGCGGGGCCAGTCGTTCGGCGTCGGGCAGATCGTCGACATCCTGCTGGGCCGCAAGACCGACAAGGTGATCCGCTTCGACCACGACGCGCTGAGCGTCTTCGGGATCGGCACGGAGCTGACCGAGGCGCAGTGGCGCGGCGTGGTGCGGCAGCTGCTGGCGCAGCGGCTCCTCGCCGTGCAGGGCGAGTACAACACCCTCGCCCTCACCGAGGACTCCGCCGAGGTGCTGTCCGGCCGCCGGCAGGTGCTGCTGCGCAGCGAGCCGGAGAAGCCGGCCCGCGCCTCCGCGAAGTCCGGCGGCGGCCGGAAGAAGGCCGCGCCCGCGGACCTGCCCGAGGAGGCGCTGCCCGTCTTCGAGCGGCTGCGCGCCTGGCGGGCGGCCACCGCCAAGGAGCAGGGCGTCCCGGCGTACGTCGTCTTCCACGACGCGACGCTGCGGGAGATCGCCGTCGCCCCGCCCGCGACCCTCGCCGAGCTGGGCGCGGTCGGCGGGGTCGGGGAGAACAAGCTCGCCAAGTACGGCCAGTCGCTGCTGGACGCCCTGGCCGGGGAGTGA
- a CDS encoding catalase, whose protein sequence is MTNPPIPGAPSPEPPSLDEPTEVREPLPPKPDQTGPETVGPTGQPTGADRARVAQSGAYLTTAQGARLYDTDHSLKAGPRGPVLLQDHHLREKITHFDHERIPERVVHARGAAAHGVFRGYGTASGVCRAAFLGKDVETPVFVRFSTVLGSRGSADTVRDTRGFATKFYTSEGTFDLVGNNIPVFFIQDAIKFPDVIHAGKPHPDREIPQAQSAHDTFWDFVTLHTEATHHTLWNMSDRGIPRSYRMMEGFGVHTFRLVAADGSTTLAKFHWKPKLGVHSLVWEEAQIINGMDPDFHRRDLADAIEAGAFPQWELGVQTFPDTPEQTFEGIDLLDPTNIVPEELAPVQPIGLLTLNANPSNYFAETEQVAFHPGHLVPGIDITDDPLLSGRLFSYLDTQISRLGGPNFGQIPINRPHAPVNDMLRDGMHQTAVHRGVAPYRPNSLDGGCPFLAGADTGAYVETPVTVPEAKKERTAPETFADHFSQPRRFWLSMTPPEREHIIGAYTFELGKCYEQAIKERGLKVLANIDAELCRRVAEGLGLPAPEPTVPAADVAPSPALSQLGREWPVEGRIVGIVAAPDGDLEGVRAARSALLEAGLVPLVVAPAGGMLDGDGGDPVAVQRTFATARSTEFDALLLAGVPARGGDAGGARDAKAGDAATAARGVDPRVLLMASEAFRHAKAIAVWAGAQAALEAAGVPLDAPGVAVAESGERAVAEVLTLLPAHRVWERFPATLGAS, encoded by the coding sequence ATGACGAACCCCCCGATCCCCGGCGCCCCCAGCCCCGAGCCGCCGTCCCTGGACGAGCCCACCGAGGTGCGCGAGCCGCTGCCGCCCAAGCCCGACCAGACCGGCCCGGAGACGGTCGGCCCCACCGGCCAGCCCACCGGCGCCGACCGCGCGCGGGTCGCCCAGTCCGGCGCGTACCTGACCACCGCGCAGGGCGCGCGCCTCTACGACACGGACCACTCCCTCAAGGCGGGCCCGCGCGGCCCGGTCCTGCTCCAGGACCACCACCTGCGCGAGAAGATCACCCACTTCGACCACGAGCGCATCCCCGAGCGCGTGGTCCACGCCCGCGGCGCCGCCGCCCACGGGGTCTTCCGCGGGTACGGCACGGCGTCCGGGGTGTGCCGGGCGGCCTTCCTCGGCAAGGACGTCGAGACCCCGGTCTTCGTCCGCTTCTCCACGGTCCTCGGCTCGCGCGGGTCGGCCGACACGGTCCGCGACACGCGCGGCTTCGCCACGAAGTTCTACACCAGCGAGGGCACCTTCGACCTGGTCGGCAACAACATCCCGGTCTTCTTCATCCAGGACGCGATCAAGTTCCCCGACGTCATCCACGCCGGCAAGCCCCACCCCGACCGGGAGATCCCGCAGGCGCAGTCCGCCCACGACACGTTCTGGGACTTCGTCACCCTGCACACCGAGGCGACCCACCACACGCTGTGGAACATGTCGGACCGGGGCATCCCCCGCTCGTACCGGATGATGGAGGGCTTCGGCGTCCACACCTTCCGCCTCGTCGCCGCGGACGGCTCCACCACACTGGCGAAGTTCCACTGGAAGCCGAAGCTGGGCGTCCACTCCCTCGTCTGGGAGGAGGCGCAGATCATCAACGGGATGGACCCCGACTTCCACCGCCGCGACCTCGCCGACGCCATCGAGGCGGGTGCCTTCCCCCAGTGGGAGCTGGGCGTCCAGACCTTCCCCGACACCCCGGAGCAGACCTTCGAGGGCATCGACCTGCTCGACCCGACCAACATCGTCCCGGAGGAGCTGGCCCCCGTGCAGCCCATCGGGCTGCTCACCCTCAACGCCAACCCGTCCAACTACTTCGCCGAGACCGAGCAGGTCGCCTTCCACCCCGGCCACCTCGTGCCCGGCATCGACATCACCGACGACCCGCTGCTGAGCGGACGCCTCTTCTCCTACCTCGACACCCAGATCAGCCGTCTCGGCGGGCCGAACTTCGGGCAGATCCCCATCAACCGCCCGCACGCCCCCGTCAACGACATGCTCCGCGACGGCATGCACCAGACGGCCGTCCACCGCGGCGTCGCGCCGTACCGCCCCAACTCGCTCGACGGCGGCTGCCCCTTCCTGGCGGGCGCGGACACCGGCGCGTACGTCGAGACGCCCGTGACCGTGCCGGAGGCGAAGAAGGAGCGGACGGCGCCCGAGACGTTCGCCGACCACTTCAGCCAGCCGCGCCGCTTCTGGCTGAGCATGACGCCGCCCGAGCGGGAGCACATCATCGGCGCGTACACCTTCGAGCTGGGCAAGTGCTACGAGCAGGCGATCAAGGAACGCGGGCTGAAGGTCCTCGCCAACATCGACGCCGAGCTGTGCCGCCGCGTCGCCGAGGGGCTGGGCCTGCCCGCTCCCGAGCCAACCGTGCCGGCGGCGGACGTGGCGCCGAGCCCCGCCCTGTCGCAGCTCGGCCGGGAATGGCCGGTGGAGGGCCGGATCGTCGGGATCGTCGCCGCGCCCGACGGCGACCTGGAGGGCGTACGGGCCGCCCGGAGCGCCCTGCTGGAAGCGGGCCTCGTGCCGCTGGTCGTCGCCCCGGCGGGCGGGATGCTCGACGGGGACGGCGGCGACCCCGTCGCCGTGCAGCGCACCTTCGCCACCGCCCGGTCCACCGAGTTCGACGCGCTGCTGCTGGCCGGGGTGCCCGCACGGGGCGGCGACGCCGGCGGAGCCCGCGACGCCAAGGCCGGCGACGCGGCGACCGCGGCGCGGGGCGTCGACCCGCGGGTGCTGCTGATGGCGTCCGAGGCGTTCCGCCACGCGAAGGCCATCGCCGTCTGGGCCGGGGCCCAGGCCGCGCTGGAGGCGGCCGGGGTGCCGCTGGACGCGCCGGGCGTGGCCGTCGCCGAGTCCGGTGAGCGGGCGGTGGCGGAGGTCCTCACGCTGCTCCCGGCCCATCGCGTCTGGGAGCGGTTCCCGGCCACCCTCGGGGCCTCCTGA
- a CDS encoding 3-hydroxyacyl-CoA dehydrogenase NAD-binding domain-containing protein, whose protein sequence is MTSTTELLKGAAELFPDEVVTTAHVRHFDLPLGAGRFALITLDNGFDHTKPTTFGPQSLANLNAAIDQVEKEAADGEIAGVGLTGKPFIFAVGADLKGVELLKRHEDALAIGKGGHDVFKRLSGLAVPTFAYYNGAAMGGGVEVGLHCSYRTVSKAVPAFSLPEVFLGLVPGWGGCAILPNLIGADRAVSVIIENSLNQNRQLKGKQVFELGIADAMFEGADFLEQSLLWTAKVLKGDVTVERPEVDRGEAWDAAVARGRFIADGKVHGAAPAAYRALDIIEAAKDGDLQKGFDAEDAALADLIMGGELRSGIYAFNLVQKRAKRPAGAPDKSLARPVTKVGVVGAGLMASQLALLFLRRLEVPVVLTDIDQERVDKGVGYVHAEIDKLLGKGRIHQDKANRLKALVSGVLDKAEGFSDADFVIEAVFEEMSVKQKVFAEVEAVAPAHAILATNTSSLSVSEMASKLRHPERVVGFHFFNPVAILPLLEIVRGEQTDDASLATAFAVARKLKKTAVLVKDAPAFVVNRILTRFMGEIQNVIDEGTPVATAEKAVEPLGLPMSPLVLLELVGPAIGLHVSETLNRSFPDRFTVSPNLKAVVEAGKRGFYVYDSGKPELDPEVAALLKQGDTVLTEEQVRARVLDAVAQEIGLMLDEGVVAEAQDIDLCLITGAGWPFHLGGITPYLDREGVSERVNGKPFLPQGVASVPA, encoded by the coding sequence GTGACCAGCACCACCGAGCTGCTGAAGGGCGCGGCCGAGCTGTTCCCGGACGAGGTCGTGACGACGGCGCACGTACGCCACTTCGACCTTCCGCTGGGCGCGGGCCGCTTCGCCCTCATCACGCTGGACAACGGCTTCGACCACACCAAGCCGACCACCTTCGGCCCGCAGTCGCTGGCCAACCTGAACGCCGCCATCGACCAGGTCGAGAAGGAGGCCGCCGACGGTGAGATCGCCGGTGTCGGCCTCACCGGCAAGCCGTTCATCTTCGCGGTCGGCGCCGACCTCAAGGGCGTCGAGCTGCTGAAGCGCCACGAGGACGCGCTCGCCATCGGCAAGGGCGGCCACGACGTCTTCAAGCGGCTGTCCGGCCTGGCCGTCCCCACCTTCGCGTACTACAACGGCGCGGCGATGGGCGGCGGTGTCGAGGTCGGTCTGCACTGCTCGTACCGCACCGTGTCCAAGGCCGTGCCGGCCTTCTCGCTGCCCGAGGTCTTCCTGGGCCTCGTCCCCGGCTGGGGCGGCTGCGCGATCCTGCCGAACCTGATCGGCGCGGACCGCGCGGTCTCGGTGATCATCGAGAACTCGCTCAACCAGAACCGCCAGCTCAAGGGCAAGCAGGTCTTCGAGCTGGGCATCGCGGACGCGATGTTCGAGGGTGCCGACTTCCTGGAGCAGTCGCTGCTGTGGACCGCGAAGGTCCTCAAGGGCGACGTCACCGTGGAGCGCCCCGAGGTGGACCGCGGCGAGGCGTGGGACGCCGCCGTGGCGCGCGGCCGGTTCATCGCGGACGGCAAGGTGCACGGCGCCGCCCCGGCCGCCTACCGGGCCCTCGACATCATCGAGGCGGCCAAGGACGGCGACCTGCAGAAGGGCTTCGACGCGGAGGACGCCGCCCTCGCCGACCTGATCATGGGTGGCGAGCTGCGCTCCGGCATCTACGCCTTCAACCTGGTGCAGAAGCGCGCCAAGCGCCCGGCCGGCGCCCCGGACAAGAGCCTGGCCCGCCCGGTCACCAAGGTCGGCGTCGTCGGCGCCGGGCTGATGGCCTCGCAGCTGGCGCTGCTGTTCCTGCGCCGCCTGGAGGTCCCGGTCGTCCTCACCGACATCGACCAGGAGCGCGTCGACAAGGGTGTGGGCTACGTCCACGCCGAGATCGACAAGCTGCTCGGCAAGGGCCGCATCCACCAGGACAAGGCCAACCGCCTCAAGGCGCTGGTGAGCGGTGTCCTGGACAAGGCGGAGGGCTTCTCCGACGCGGACTTCGTCATCGAGGCCGTGTTCGAGGAGATGTCCGTCAAGCAGAAGGTGTTCGCGGAGGTCGAGGCGGTCGCCCCGGCGCACGCGATCCTCGCCACCAACACCTCGTCGCTGTCGGTCTCGGAGATGGCGTCGAAGCTCCGGCACCCGGAGCGGGTCGTCGGCTTCCACTTCTTCAACCCGGTCGCGATCCTCCCGCTGCTGGAGATCGTGCGCGGCGAGCAGACCGACGACGCGTCGCTGGCCACGGCCTTCGCCGTCGCCAGGAAGCTGAAGAAGACCGCGGTGCTGGTGAAGGACGCCCCGGCGTTCGTCGTCAACCGCATCCTGACCCGCTTCATGGGCGAGATCCAGAACGTCATCGACGAGGGCACCCCCGTCGCGACGGCGGAGAAGGCGGTCGAGCCGCTCGGCCTGCCGATGTCGCCGCTGGTCCTGCTGGAGCTGGTCGGCCCGGCCATCGGCCTGCACGTGTCGGAGACCCTGAACCGCTCCTTCCCGGACCGCTTCACGGTGTCCCCGAACCTGAAGGCCGTCGTCGAGGCGGGCAAGCGCGGCTTCTACGTCTACGACTCGGGCAAGCCGGAGCTGGACCCGGAGGTCGCCGCGCTGCTGAAGCAGGGCGACACCGTCCTCACCGAGGAGCAGGTCCGCGCCCGCGTCCTGGACGCCGTCGCGCAGGAGATCGGCCTCATGCTGGACGAGGGCGTCGTCGCCGAGGCGCAGGACATCGACCTGTGCCTGATCACCGGTGCCGGCTGGCCCTTCCACCTGGGCGGCATCACGCCGTACCTGGACCGCGAGGGCGTGTCGGAGCGCGTGAACGGCAAGCCGTTCCTGCCGCAGGGCGTCGCGAGCGTCCCCGCGTAA
- a CDS encoding thiolase family protein: MPRTVRDVVFVDGVRTPFGKAGPKGIYHETRADDLVVKAIRELLRRNPGLDPQQVDEVAIAATTQIGDQGLTIGRMAGILAGLPQSVPGYAIDRMCAGALTAVTTAAGSIAFGAYDAVIAGGVEHMGRHPMGEGADPNPRFVSEKLVDESALFMGMTAENLHDRYPHITKERADEYAVRSQEKAAKAYADGKIQQDLVPISVRRTNAEAGETGWGLVTADEPMRPGTTLESLANLKTPFRVHGRVTAGNAAGLNDGATASIIASEEFARENELPVKMRLVSYAFAGVEPEVMGYGPIPATEKALAKAGLSIGDIGLFEINEAFAVQVLAFLDHYGIADDDARVNRYGGAIAFGHPLASSGVRLMTQLARQFEEQPEVRYGITTMCVGFGMGATVIWENPNHKDAGGTK; the protein is encoded by the coding sequence GTGCCTCGTACCGTCAGGGACGTCGTCTTCGTCGACGGCGTCCGCACCCCGTTCGGCAAGGCGGGCCCGAAGGGCATCTACCACGAGACCCGCGCCGACGATCTCGTCGTGAAGGCCATCCGGGAGCTGCTGCGCCGCAACCCCGGCCTCGACCCGCAGCAGGTCGACGAGGTCGCCATCGCGGCGACCACCCAGATCGGCGACCAGGGCCTCACCATCGGCCGCATGGCCGGCATCCTCGCCGGTCTGCCCCAGTCGGTCCCCGGCTACGCCATCGACCGGATGTGCGCGGGCGCCCTGACGGCCGTGACGACGGCCGCCGGCTCCATCGCCTTCGGCGCGTACGACGCCGTCATCGCGGGCGGTGTCGAGCACATGGGCCGCCACCCGATGGGCGAGGGCGCCGACCCGAACCCGCGGTTCGTCTCCGAGAAGCTCGTGGACGAGTCGGCCCTCTTCATGGGCATGACCGCCGAGAACCTGCACGACCGGTACCCGCACATCACCAAGGAGCGCGCCGACGAGTACGCCGTCCGCTCCCAGGAGAAGGCCGCCAAGGCGTACGCCGACGGCAAGATCCAGCAGGACCTGGTGCCGATCTCCGTGCGGCGCACCAACGCCGAGGCCGGCGAGACGGGCTGGGGCCTGGTCACCGCCGACGAGCCGATGCGCCCGGGCACCACGCTGGAGAGCCTGGCGAACCTGAAGACGCCCTTCCGCGTCCACGGCCGCGTCACCGCCGGCAACGCCGCGGGCCTCAACGACGGCGCCACCGCCTCGATCATCGCGTCCGAGGAGTTCGCGCGCGAGAACGAGCTGCCCGTCAAGATGCGCCTCGTCTCCTACGCCTTCGCGGGCGTCGAGCCGGAGGTCATGGGCTACGGCCCGATCCCGGCGACCGAGAAGGCCCTCGCCAAGGCCGGCCTGTCCATCGGCGACATCGGCCTGTTCGAGATCAACGAGGCGTTCGCCGTCCAGGTGCTGGCGTTCCTCGACCACTACGGCATCGCCGACGACGACGCCCGCGTCAACCGGTACGGCGGCGCCATCGCCTTCGGCCACCCGCTGGCCTCCTCCGGCGTCCGGCTCATGACGCAGCTGGCCCGGCAGTTCGAGGAGCAGCCGGAGGTCCGCTACGGCATCACGACCATGTGCGTCGGCTTCGGCATGGGCGCGACGGTCATCTGGGAGAACCCGAACCACAAGGACGCCGGAGGCACCAAGTGA